One stretch of Paenibacillus sp. FSL R5-0341 DNA includes these proteins:
- a CDS encoding DUF5808 domain-containing protein: MKKIKGILTTVEAPQRVKIDTTFRQNKLTYSNYWFLIHIAIIVAIGIISILNYKALPNVIPMKYDFQGNVTSSVPKTYLSVLAINLVQLGIIALMMLVNWSIKTSKQQLTTSNPAKFAADNIQFRRKWSLFTIITGLLLTILFAFIQINMFVPNLVLLTAISLIIPVLIVLGAVLLSLTGRQGGGKIRNHQEDRERSKEQPVNDDDYWKFGFIYFNANDPSFTVEKRYGIGWTINFARPLSWVLLLFIIAIVVISIVLSQ, from the coding sequence ATGAAAAAAATAAAGGGAATACTTACAACTGTAGAAGCACCTCAGCGGGTTAAAATCGATACCACCTTCCGCCAAAATAAGCTCACCTATTCCAACTATTGGTTTCTCATTCATATTGCTATTATTGTAGCCATTGGGATCATTTCGATCCTGAATTATAAGGCATTACCTAACGTCATTCCAATGAAATATGATTTTCAGGGCAATGTCACTTCCAGTGTGCCTAAAACCTACCTCTCGGTACTGGCTATTAATCTGGTACAGCTAGGCATCATTGCACTTATGATGCTGGTGAACTGGAGTATCAAAACAAGCAAACAACAGCTTACTACGTCTAATCCGGCCAAATTTGCTGCTGATAATATTCAATTCCGCCGTAAATGGTCCCTATTTACGATCATAACGGGGTTACTTCTTACCATTTTATTTGCCTTCATTCAGATCAATATGTTCGTCCCTAATTTGGTCTTGTTAACTGCTATTAGCCTTATCATTCCTGTATTGATCGTGTTAGGCGCTGTATTGCTGTCTCTTACAGGCAGACAAGGCGGTGGGAAGATTCGGAATCATCAGGAAGATCGCGAACGTTCCAAGGAGCAGCCTGTGAATGACGATGATTATTGGAAATTTGGTTTCATTTACTTCAATGCCAATGATCCTTCTTTTACGGTAGAAAAACGTTATGGAATAGGCTGGACCATCAACTTCGCTCGTCCGTTGTCTTGGGTCCTGTTGTTATTCATCATTGCTATTGTTGTTATAAGTATAGTCCTGAGCCAATAA
- a CDS encoding AI-2E family transporter, whose amino-acid sequence MINNKFYRICTAIILLLLIVYLGDKVNFIFSPLTSLIHIIIIPLLIAGFFYYLLRPLVDYMERHKIKRALSVLIIYVVTALILAGFSVLVWPSLREQLMNFVENAPALVTSLSDQLNALEKSNFVSRYLPDDSNLFSRLSDILSQGITQVTDYVSGLFSVVSNLVIILATFPIMLYYMLKEGSKFGTNLTFLLPRHYRKDGEETVHEIDEALSNYIVGRVIVNVALGILMYIGFLILGLPYALLLTVVSIILNFIPYVGALLAAIPVVIVAFIESPSMAIWSLVIIVIAQQIQDNLISPYVYGKQLDIHPLTTVILLLVGADLGNILGMIIVIPLYMILKIIVRRIHYRIVEDKTET is encoded by the coding sequence TTGATAAACAACAAGTTCTACCGCATCTGCACAGCGATTATTCTGCTGCTGCTCATCGTGTATCTGGGGGATAAAGTGAACTTTATTTTCAGCCCCCTGACCTCACTGATTCACATCATCATCATTCCGCTGCTGATTGCTGGTTTTTTCTATTATCTGTTGCGCCCGCTCGTCGATTATATGGAAAGACATAAGATCAAGCGTGCATTGTCAGTTCTGATTATTTATGTCGTGACTGCATTAATACTTGCTGGTTTCAGTGTGCTGGTCTGGCCTTCATTGAGAGAGCAACTGATGAATTTTGTGGAGAATGCTCCAGCGTTGGTTACTTCGCTCAGCGATCAGTTGAATGCACTTGAAAAGAGTAATTTTGTTTCCAGATATCTGCCTGATGATTCCAATCTATTCTCACGACTTTCCGATATTCTGAGCCAAGGGATCACTCAGGTAACCGATTATGTCTCCGGGTTATTCTCTGTGGTATCCAATCTGGTTATTATTTTGGCAACGTTCCCGATCATGTTGTATTACATGCTTAAGGAAGGCAGCAAATTTGGAACGAATCTCACCTTTTTGTTGCCGAGACATTATCGGAAGGATGGGGAAGAAACCGTCCATGAGATCGATGAAGCACTAAGCAACTATATCGTTGGTCGGGTTATCGTTAATGTAGCCCTGGGGATTCTGATGTACATCGGTTTTCTCATCTTAGGTTTACCCTATGCATTGCTACTAACTGTGGTATCAATTATTCTGAATTTTATCCCTTATGTGGGGGCTTTGCTGGCGGCTATCCCGGTTGTCATTGTCGCGTTTATCGAATCACCTTCGATGGCGATCTGGTCACTGGTTATTATTGTGATCGCACAGCAAATTCAGGATAACCTGATCTCACCTTACGTCTACGGCAAGCAGCTTGATATTCATCCACTGACTACCGTTATTCTTTTGCTCGTAGGTGCCGATCTGGGAAATATTCTGGGTATGATCATCGTTATTCCGCTATATATGATCCTGAAAATTATAGTTCGCAGAATCCATTACCGGATTGTTGAAGATAAGACTGAAACTTAA
- a CDS encoding DUF2705 family protein, translated as MGSFGNLILNENMKIFRRPRTWIMLSILALISLLMPVLLREGMGSNEVLYWEAAVTTIQITFFLNTIFCVVIAAESVAGEFTWGTIKLLLIRPWSRSKVLASKYLTVIGFSIVSTLLVIAMAMLTSYILFSHDAPGGSSSPATNALTLWGYLYVDLFITLAIAFMVSSVFRSGALAIGLSLFIMFSQSIFSLIFNPDRYEWAKYVLFNNMDLSKYMTSGAEFALMGGPSAGMTLGFSIAVLAVYYVIFMVISWVVFSKRDVAG; from the coding sequence TTGGGTAGTTTCGGTAATCTGATATTGAATGAAAATATGAAAATATTCCGTCGTCCCCGTACCTGGATCATGTTATCGATTCTGGCGCTGATCTCGCTGTTAATGCCAGTGTTACTGCGAGAAGGCATGGGGTCCAATGAAGTTTTGTACTGGGAAGCGGCTGTGACGACCATCCAGATTACGTTTTTCTTGAACACGATCTTCTGTGTTGTGATTGCAGCGGAATCGGTCGCAGGTGAATTTACTTGGGGAACCATTAAGCTATTGCTGATCCGTCCATGGTCACGAAGCAAAGTTCTCGCTTCCAAATACCTGACCGTCATTGGCTTCAGTATTGTCAGTACATTGCTGGTCATCGCGATGGCCATGCTAACGTCGTATATCCTTTTCTCGCATGATGCTCCGGGAGGAAGCAGTAGTCCGGCTACGAATGCGCTGACGCTATGGGGATATCTGTACGTCGATCTGTTCATTACGCTTGCGATTGCCTTCATGGTGTCCTCCGTATTTCGTTCAGGCGCACTTGCGATTGGATTATCCCTGTTCATTATGTTCTCACAAAGTATCTTCTCACTCATATTCAATCCGGACCGTTATGAGTGGGCCAAGTATGTTTTATTTAACAACATGGATCTTAGCAAATACATGACTTCCGGGGCGGAGTTTGCGCTTATGGGTGGTCCGAGTGCAGGAATGACACTGGGTTTCTCCATTGCAGTCCTGGCAGTGTATTATGTTATTTTCATGGTGATTTCCTGGGTTGTATTCAGCAAAAGAGATGTGGCAGGCTAA
- a CDS encoding GntR family transcriptional regulator: MIIQLDMQSELPIYSQLVYQIIEGIASGELQLGEALPSVRNLAADIGVNLHTVNKAYTLLKQDGYILVHRQKGVVVNPDGMPELTDEFLKKQQSELRPIIAEAICRGMTKEELTAVLEQMYDDVKRGHNRE, from the coding sequence TTGATTATTCAACTGGATATGCAATCCGAACTTCCCATCTATTCGCAACTTGTATATCAAATTATCGAAGGCATTGCTAGTGGTGAGTTACAGCTAGGTGAGGCGCTACCTTCGGTTCGGAATTTGGCAGCAGATATTGGTGTTAACCTTCACACGGTCAACAAGGCGTATACACTACTCAAGCAAGATGGATACATTCTTGTACATAGACAAAAGGGAGTTGTGGTAAACCCTGATGGAATGCCTGAATTAACGGATGAATTTTTGAAAAAGCAGCAAAGCGAATTAAGACCGATTATTGCCGAAGCGATATGTCGTGGAATGACCAAAGAGGAGCTAACTGCGGTATTAGAGCAAATGTATGATGATGTAAAGAGGGGTCACAACAGAGAATAA
- a CDS encoding ABC transporter ATP-binding protein, giving the protein MQQEPVVRIQGVSKIISSRSLVSDLTLDISPGQVFGFLGPNGAGKTTTIRMMVGLMSISKGDIFISGHSVKNEFEQAVAQVGAIVENPEMYKFLTGYQNLVHFARMSPGVTKERIAETIERVGLTARIHDKVKTYSLGMRQRLGVAQAILHKPKLLVLDEPTNGLDPQGIRELRDYLRQLTQEEGITVFVSSHLLSEMELMCDTVAIIQNGKLIDVRNLRAEAGSDALIEVAFELNDADRAADLIQGATVQGNVLVARVSREQIPDINAKLVSEGFQVYGIRNVTHTLEEQFLQVTGGGGIG; this is encoded by the coding sequence ATGCAGCAGGAGCCGGTCGTCCGGATTCAGGGCGTCAGCAAGATCATATCCTCCCGATCATTGGTCAGCGACCTGACTCTGGATATTTCTCCGGGGCAGGTTTTTGGTTTTTTAGGACCTAATGGCGCGGGAAAAACAACGACGATTCGAATGATGGTTGGACTGATGTCCATCAGTAAAGGTGATATTTTCATCTCGGGACACAGTGTGAAGAATGAGTTTGAGCAGGCGGTAGCGCAGGTCGGAGCCATTGTGGAAAATCCGGAAATGTACAAGTTTCTGACTGGATACCAGAATCTCGTTCACTTTGCCCGCATGTCGCCGGGAGTTACGAAAGAACGTATTGCGGAAACGATTGAGCGTGTGGGGCTTACAGCCCGTATCCACGATAAAGTCAAAACCTACTCACTGGGTATGCGCCAGCGTCTGGGTGTCGCGCAAGCGATATTACATAAACCGAAGCTGCTTGTACTGGATGAGCCGACCAATGGTCTGGACCCACAGGGCATACGGGAACTGAGAGATTATTTGCGTCAGCTCACCCAGGAGGAAGGCATCACGGTCTTCGTATCCAGCCATTTGCTGTCGGAGATGGAACTGATGTGTGATACCGTAGCCATCATCCAGAATGGCAAGTTGATTGATGTAAGAAACCTTCGGGCTGAAGCAGGTTCGGATGCATTAATTGAAGTTGCTTTTGAACTGAATGATGCAGACCGCGCTGCGGATCTGATTCAGGGTGCTACTGTACAGGGCAATGTCCTGGTGGCACGGGTGTCTCGCGAGCAGATTCCGGATATCAATGCCAAGCTGGTTAGCGAAGGGTTTCAGGTATATGGTATTCGTAACGTGACTCATACCCTGGAAGAACAATTCTTGCAAGTTACTGGGGGTGGAGGCATTGGGTAG
- a CDS encoding hemolysin family protein, with the protein MESERYALNLVLVALLIGLSAFFVAVEFALVRVRPSRIDQMIAEGNKRALAVKQAVANLDGYLSACQLGITITSLGLGWLGEPTVEKILHPVFESMQIPEAVSSFLSFVIAFASITYLHVVVGELAPKTIAIRKAETVALLTSTPIIWFNRIMYPFIWLLNGSANQLVKLFGIKPASEHEDAHSEEELQIIINESFESGKINQAEFGYVSRIFAFDEMLAKEIMVPRTDMVCLYVNRTNEENLEIIREEQYTRFPVVNESKDDIIGIINTKQFFLELYGNDEPVDLSSLIQPVSAVHETTPVKDLLKKMQKDGVHIAVLVDEYGGTSGIVTIEDVLEQIVGEIRDEFDADEVEDIQVINENYVIMDGKVSLSKVNDMFMSSLDADEWDTIGGWLYSHRPEMNEQEEYEFENLIFVLLEKDKNRFYKVAVVPKEPLTMSDYTDEDEKESPNLAK; encoded by the coding sequence ATGGAAAGTGAGAGGTATGCGTTAAATTTAGTATTGGTTGCGTTGTTGATAGGACTTTCGGCGTTTTTTGTTGCAGTGGAGTTCGCGCTGGTACGGGTTCGTCCGAGCCGGATCGATCAAATGATTGCAGAAGGAAACAAGCGTGCGCTGGCTGTTAAACAGGCCGTTGCCAATCTGGACGGATATTTGTCCGCCTGCCAGCTTGGAATCACGATCACATCTCTGGGACTGGGCTGGCTGGGTGAACCAACGGTAGAGAAGATTCTCCACCCTGTGTTCGAAAGCATGCAAATTCCTGAGGCGGTTTCTTCATTCTTATCATTTGTTATCGCGTTTGCTTCCATCACGTATCTGCATGTTGTGGTTGGTGAACTCGCTCCAAAAACGATTGCAATCCGGAAAGCCGAGACTGTCGCACTGCTGACGTCTACACCTATCATCTGGTTTAACCGAATTATGTATCCTTTTATCTGGCTGTTAAACGGCTCAGCGAACCAACTGGTGAAACTGTTCGGAATCAAACCTGCTTCTGAACATGAAGATGCACACTCCGAAGAAGAGTTGCAGATCATTATTAATGAAAGCTTTGAAAGTGGTAAAATCAACCAAGCCGAGTTCGGTTATGTAAGCCGGATCTTTGCTTTTGATGAGATGTTAGCCAAAGAAATCATGGTACCCCGGACCGATATGGTCTGCCTTTATGTGAATAGAACGAACGAGGAAAACCTGGAGATCATTCGTGAAGAACAATATACCCGGTTTCCAGTAGTCAATGAGAGTAAAGACGATATCATCGGAATCATTAATACAAAGCAATTCTTCCTGGAGCTTTACGGAAACGATGAACCTGTCGATCTGTCCTCCCTGATTCAGCCTGTATCGGCTGTTCACGAAACAACTCCTGTGAAGGACTTGCTCAAGAAAATGCAGAAGGATGGCGTACATATCGCCGTACTTGTCGACGAATATGGCGGAACTTCCGGAATTGTAACCATTGAGGATGTGCTTGAGCAGATTGTTGGTGAGATCCGCGACGAGTTCGACGCAGACGAAGTGGAAGATATCCAAGTCATCAATGAGAACTATGTCATTATGGATGGTAAGGTTTCCTTATCGAAGGTGAACGACATGTTTATGTCCAGCCTGGATGCAGATGAGTGGGACACCATTGGTGGATGGCTCTACAGCCATCGTCCCGAGATGAACGAACAGGAAGAATATGAGTTCGAGAATCTAATCTTTGTTTTGCTGGAAAAAGATAAGAATCGGTTCTACAAAGTAGCCGTTGTTCCCAAGGAACCACTGACCATGTCTGATTACACCGATGAAGACGAAAAAGAGTCTCCTAATTTAGCAAAATAA
- a CDS encoding stalk domain-containing protein: protein MMNHWKKLLLSLTFVCLILPVTAISAAGEKPAGSENLVPIREIAEKNGAEVLWQKKTGEITIRKNELMIVLKVGEKQAIVNGQVIALNNPVQLTKGVTFMEREFLTETLKAAPEDIFISLISEGDGKEAAKYVHTSVSGVLSPTLLSQLWGALEGQNGKITSKAIAKHVENNTVHRNVTYTFKTALTRLNITVRMNDNGLVDDLYIAAATPDVYQKPSYDDPSAYTEQDITVGQGDLALPGRLTLPKGEGPFPVVILVHGSGPSNQDAAIGGAKPFRDLAVGLASQGVAVLRYDKVTYEHTYKVASQPKFTLKQESVDQVTDAVELLKKNTHIDSTAIFVAGHSQGGFALPLILAEDKQHDIAGSILLAAPSSSFVDVLTEQQDELVDRMKQLGLDTEIIQGQADFYKNVAAIVKDPKYSKDHLPEAFPLQPAYWWFEQKDYVPAELAKTQNIPMLIVQGENDVQVSMNQFENWKSALQGHSNVTYNSYPKVNHLLSSYDGLSIGQEYAEPSNVSKAIIDDIAKWVLKVE from the coding sequence ATGATGAACCATTGGAAAAAGCTATTACTTTCTCTTACTTTCGTATGTCTCATCCTGCCGGTGACAGCCATCTCAGCAGCTGGTGAGAAACCCGCTGGTAGTGAAAATCTAGTTCCTATTCGTGAGATTGCAGAAAAGAATGGGGCAGAGGTATTGTGGCAGAAAAAAACAGGTGAAATTACAATACGAAAAAATGAGCTTATGATTGTACTTAAGGTAGGAGAGAAACAGGCGATTGTAAATGGGCAGGTCATAGCCTTAAACAATCCTGTTCAGTTAACGAAAGGAGTTACCTTTATGGAGAGGGAATTTCTTACGGAGACGCTGAAGGCAGCACCTGAGGACATATTCATTTCACTTATAAGTGAGGGTGATGGCAAGGAGGCTGCCAAGTATGTTCATACCTCAGTGAGTGGCGTGTTGTCACCCACGTTGTTGAGTCAGCTATGGGGAGCTTTAGAAGGACAAAATGGCAAAATTACAAGTAAAGCCATAGCTAAACACGTAGAAAATAACACAGTGCATCGCAATGTCACTTACACTTTTAAGACAGCGCTTACTCGTTTAAATATTACAGTCAGAATGAATGATAACGGACTTGTGGATGACTTGTATATTGCTGCCGCTACACCAGATGTTTATCAAAAACCAAGCTATGACGATCCATCTGCTTATACAGAGCAAGATATTACCGTTGGTCAGGGTGATTTGGCTTTGCCAGGGAGATTAACTTTGCCCAAGGGAGAGGGGCCTTTCCCGGTTGTCATTCTGGTACACGGATCTGGGCCTAGCAATCAAGATGCTGCCATTGGTGGTGCAAAGCCATTTCGCGATCTTGCGGTAGGTTTAGCTTCACAAGGAGTTGCTGTATTAAGATACGATAAGGTCACATATGAGCATACCTATAAGGTCGCTTCTCAGCCCAAATTTACATTAAAACAAGAGAGCGTAGATCAGGTAACCGATGCAGTGGAATTGCTTAAAAAGAATACACATATTGATTCTACAGCGATTTTTGTAGCTGGACATAGTCAAGGCGGGTTTGCATTACCGTTAATCCTTGCTGAGGATAAACAACATGATATTGCAGGAAGTATTCTACTTGCTGCACCAAGTAGTAGCTTTGTGGATGTGCTTACCGAGCAGCAGGACGAATTGGTCGATCGGATGAAGCAGCTTGGTTTAGACACGGAGATCATTCAAGGGCAAGCTGATTTTTATAAAAATGTGGCTGCGATCGTTAAAGATCCTAAATATTCTAAAGATCATCTTCCTGAAGCGTTTCCACTTCAACCTGCTTATTGGTGGTTTGAGCAGAAAGATTATGTACCTGCGGAACTGGCTAAAACACAAAATATCCCCATGCTTATTGTACAGGGTGAAAATGATGTGCAAGTGTCTATGAATCAATTCGAAAACTGGAAATCGGCTCTTCAAGGTCATTCCAATGTAACGTACAACAGCTATCCAAAGGTAAATCATCTGTTATCCAGCTATGATGGACTTTCGATTGGCCAAGAGTACGCTGAGCCATCTAATGTCTCCAAAGCCATTATCGATGATATCGCGAAGTGGGTATTAAAAGTTGAGTGA